From one Carassius auratus strain Wakin unplaced genomic scaffold, ASM336829v1 scaf_tig00033856, whole genome shotgun sequence genomic stretch:
- the LOC113081321 gene encoding protein SSUH2 homolog isoform X1, producing the protein MERSTVGDYGANYGTVNPDYGSPAPAMAAAPAANMYGPSAPPPNMFDTVPGYEGTLAGGGGGFLPPPMPSVPMPAPEQPPSPDWHIPSISEDRAREAFAAYVSSKCCYSSAPVKDGVLTNMESFNTYRYRLETFTESRSTEWSQEPYTGQPVDAGLQPAPGPWQIAAQPPAFFQEQKQTIKVPFTSSVKNCHLCLGRGRSPCTNCAGAGNKVCWVCNGSGNRSGEDRCSHCNGRGRENCTSCSGSGSSQCTTCHGKRQLLVFINLNVKWSIEKDDFVAQDSSGLKVEKLQEVSGKELFKDSQYMVYPVRGFPDVSVAQASERLIREHQGKYAQTSRILQQRQTIELIPITKVNYRWKGKPNFYYVYGNEFKVNADDYPATCCCSVM; encoded by the exons ATGGAGAGATCGACAGTGGg TGATTATGGAGCTAACTACGGCACCGTTAACCCGGATTATGGATCACCAGCACCAG CCATGGCGGCCGCACCCGCAGCAAACATGTACGGACCTTCTGCACCCCCTCCAAACATGTTCGATACTGTCCCAGGATATGAAGGAACTTTGGCTGGCGGAGGCG GTGGGTTTCTTCCACCTCCCATGCCATCTGTACCAATGCCAGCACCTGAACAGCCCCCCAGCCCAGACTGGCA TATACCCTCCATCTCAGAGGACAGGGCACGTGAAGCTTTCGCAGCATACGTCTCCAGCAAGTGCTGCTATAGTTCTGCCCCCGTCAAAGATGGAGTCTTAACCAATATGGAGTCCTTTAATACCTACAGG TATCGTTTGGAGACGTTCACGGAGTCCAGATCTACTGAATGGAGTCAGGAGCCTTACACAG gTCAGCCTGTGGATGCTGGTCTTCAGCCTGCTCCAGGTCCGTGGCAGATTGCAGCTCAACCTCCGGCCTTCTTTCAAGAGCAGAAGCAGACCATTAAAGTGCCCTTTACTTCCTCAGTCAAG AACTGTCACTTGTGTCTGGGAAGGGGAAGAAGCCCCTGTACCAACTGTGCTGGAGCTGGAAAT AAAGTCTGTTGGGTGTGTAATGGCTCTGGTAACCGTAGTGGTGAAGACCGCTGCTCGCACTGCAATGGGCGCGGACGTGAAAA CTGTACTTCATGTAGCGGCAGCGGCTCCTCCCAGTGTACCACCTGTCATGGAAAGAGACAGCTGCTCGTCTTCATCAACCTGAATGTTAAATG GAGCATAGAGAAGGATGATTTCGTAGCGCAAGATTCAAGTGGTCTGAAAGTGGAAAAACTGCAGGAGGTTTCTGGGAAGGAGCTCTTTAAAGACTCCCAGTATATG GTCTATCCAGTGAGGGGCTTTCCAGATGTTTCTGTTGCACAAGCTTCTGAGCGTTTAATAAGAGAACATCAGGGGAAATATGCCCAAACATCCCGCATTTTACAACAG AGGCAGACGATCGAGCTCATTCCCATAACCAAAGTGAACTACAGGTGGAAAGGAAAGCCTAATTTTTACTATGTGTATGGAAATGAGTTTAAAGTGAACGCTGATGACTATCCCGCCACCTGCTGCTGTTCTGTCATGTAA
- the LOC113081321 gene encoding protein SSUH2 homolog isoform X2, whose protein sequence is MAAAPAANMYGPSAPPPNMFDTVPGYEGTLAGGGGGFLPPPMPSVPMPAPEQPPSPDWHIPSISEDRAREAFAAYVSSKCCYSSAPVKDGVLTNMESFNTYRYRLETFTESRSTEWSQEPYTGQPVDAGLQPAPGPWQIAAQPPAFFQEQKQTIKVPFTSSVKNCHLCLGRGRSPCTNCAGAGNKVCWVCNGSGNRSGEDRCSHCNGRGRENCTSCSGSGSSQCTTCHGKRQLLVFINLNVKWSIEKDDFVAQDSSGLKVEKLQEVSGKELFKDSQYMVYPVRGFPDVSVAQASERLIREHQGKYAQTSRILQQRQTIELIPITKVNYRWKGKPNFYYVYGNEFKVNADDYPATCCCSVM, encoded by the exons ATGGCGGCCGCACCCGCAGCAAACATGTACGGACCTTCTGCACCCCCTCCAAACATGTTCGATACTGTCCCAGGATATGAAGGAACTTTGGCTGGCGGAGGCG GTGGGTTTCTTCCACCTCCCATGCCATCTGTACCAATGCCAGCACCTGAACAGCCCCCCAGCCCAGACTGGCA TATACCCTCCATCTCAGAGGACAGGGCACGTGAAGCTTTCGCAGCATACGTCTCCAGCAAGTGCTGCTATAGTTCTGCCCCCGTCAAAGATGGAGTCTTAACCAATATGGAGTCCTTTAATACCTACAGG TATCGTTTGGAGACGTTCACGGAGTCCAGATCTACTGAATGGAGTCAGGAGCCTTACACAG gTCAGCCTGTGGATGCTGGTCTTCAGCCTGCTCCAGGTCCGTGGCAGATTGCAGCTCAACCTCCGGCCTTCTTTCAAGAGCAGAAGCAGACCATTAAAGTGCCCTTTACTTCCTCAGTCAAG AACTGTCACTTGTGTCTGGGAAGGGGAAGAAGCCCCTGTACCAACTGTGCTGGAGCTGGAAAT AAAGTCTGTTGGGTGTGTAATGGCTCTGGTAACCGTAGTGGTGAAGACCGCTGCTCGCACTGCAATGGGCGCGGACGTGAAAA CTGTACTTCATGTAGCGGCAGCGGCTCCTCCCAGTGTACCACCTGTCATGGAAAGAGACAGCTGCTCGTCTTCATCAACCTGAATGTTAAATG GAGCATAGAGAAGGATGATTTCGTAGCGCAAGATTCAAGTGGTCTGAAAGTGGAAAAACTGCAGGAGGTTTCTGGGAAGGAGCTCTTTAAAGACTCCCAGTATATG GTCTATCCAGTGAGGGGCTTTCCAGATGTTTCTGTTGCACAAGCTTCTGAGCGTTTAATAAGAGAACATCAGGGGAAATATGCCCAAACATCCCGCATTTTACAACAG AGGCAGACGATCGAGCTCATTCCCATAACCAAAGTGAACTACAGGTGGAAAGGAAAGCCTAATTTTTACTATGTGTATGGAAATGAGTTTAAAGTGAACGCTGATGACTATCCCGCCACCTGCTGCTGTTCTGTCATGTAA